Proteins co-encoded in one Aphelocoma coerulescens isolate FSJ_1873_10779 chromosome 21, UR_Acoe_1.0, whole genome shotgun sequence genomic window:
- the MEGF6 gene encoding multiple epidermal growth factor-like domains protein 6 encodes MGRPWVLLWCLGCLGGIPGSSGEHYRYLWRSCYPCYLGRAGYPDLRPDVDECQVHNGGCQHRCVNTLGSYYCECQPGFRLHTDGRTCLALNSCALNNGGCEHDCVQVTLAQHRCQCRHNHQLHEDGKRCVLRNPCADRNGGCMHRCHSHRGRARCDCHPGYQLATDGKACEDVNECLTGLAMCAHQCLNTRGSFKCTCNPGYELGADGKRCYRIEMEIVNSCEANNGGCSHMCHHTSSGPVCTCNFGFRLEEDQKSCTDINECDAGSHCCQQDCYNYPGGYECSCHAGYRLSTDGCSCDDVDECSANNGGCEHTCQNQPGSFQCGCDIGHKLDEDRRSCIPIEDTVEALDGRRPVIRPIPHVAILRDEFTQLFNDDYEEEEEEMEARGEHTLSEKFVCLEHTFGPDCSLTCDDCQNGATCNAEGSGCHCPAGWTGVLCNQTCPAGTFGSNCSQSCRCQNGGTCDPATGACRCPPGVAGELCQDGCPKGFFGKHCRKKCNCANRGHCHRIYGACLCDPGLYGRFCHLACPKWAFGAGCSEECQCLQRNSRDCDARDGSCRCKPGYRGQRCEDSCDPGYYGDGCKKKCSCLPGVPCDPVTGECHKECPPGYHGEHCDQECPEGTFGAGCRHPCACGGAFCDRSTGQCHCPPGRMGHDCAQACPEGLWGPGCQEICPDCANNASCDPATGACLCPPGYTGQRCQDVCPPGWFGSSCQLSCSCGNEGHCHPVTGMCRCPPGWTGHHCQRACDLGRWGPDCAHACNCSNSDGSCSAESGQCLCEAGYTGSHCEQKCPEGWFGLSCRHQCQCDNGATCDHVSGACTCGPGWRGTFCEHACPDGFYGLECRQACDCLNGAHCDPVTGQCQCPPGWTGPRCAQACQENRYGQDCSQTCHCFNNASCSHISGRCLCSEGWTGPTCQQACPVGFYGKNCQQRCLCQHGGTCDPATGACACPAGWTGLACELACAQGQHGLDCQQRCECQHGGLCDRRTGHCFCQPGWTGDKCERSCPEGLFGARCEELCDCGDNVSCHHVTGACDCPRGWRGRRCEKACLPGFFGKNCASRCACPLGVPCHHVSGQCGCPPGLTGSGCEKSCLPGTFGEGCAQICQCAGATQECHPVTGACVCPPGFHGPTCQLECSPGWYGRDCERPCQCKNGGQCDTATGMCHCPAGFIGADCGIGCPAGRYGQDCAGLCSCGAGVPCDPVTGDCVCPPGRAGRTCEQGCEKHRYGVGCQQPCSCHNGGLCDAADGSCSCAPGWTGKSCELECPPGWFGAACQLRCSCLHNASCDPATGTCRCPAGHYGPLCEHSCPPGFHGAGCRERCDCEHGAGCDPATGRCRCPPGLRGERCHTGCKEGTYGEGCQRLCDCPSDVPCDPATGRCLCPPGKTGPTCAADCRPTQFGPDCRLACQCAPSSSYCNARNGQCLCLNGHTGPTCREATQSLPPTRPPPPPEGLWPAEK; translated from the exons ATGTTGACGAGTGCCAGGTCCACAACGGGGGCTGCCAGCACCGCTGTGTGAACACCCTGGGCTCCTACTACTGCGAGTGCCAGCCCGGCTTCCGCCTGCACACGGACGGCAGGACCTGCCTCG CTCTGAACTCGTGTGCCCTGAACAACGGTGGCTGTGAGCACGACTGCGTGCAGGTGACGCTGGCCCAGCACCGCTGCCAGTGCCGGCACAACCACCAGCTGCACGAGGATGGCAAACGCTGCGTCC tgAGGAACCCGTGCGCTGACAGGAACGGGGGCTGCATGCACCGCTGCCACAGCCACCGCGGCCGTGCCCGCTGCGACTGCCACCCCGGCTACCAGCTGGCCACTGACGGCAAGGCCTGCGAAG aTGTGAACGAGTGCCTGACGGGGTTGGCCATGTGTGCCCACCAGTGCCTCAACACCCGGGGCTCCTTCAAGTGCACCTGTAACCCGGGCTACGAGCTGGGGGCGGATGGCAAGCGCTGCTACC GGATAGAGATGGAGATTGTGAACAGCTGTGAAGCCAACAACGGGGGCTGCTCCCACATGTGCCACCACACCAGCTCTGGCCCAGTCTGCACCTGTAACTTTGGCTTTCGGCTGGAAGAGGATCAGAAGTCGTGCACTG ATATCAACGAGTGTGACGCTGGTTCTCACTGCTGTCAGCAAGACTGTTACAATTACCCTGGGGGCTACGAGTGCTCCTGCCATGCCGGGTACAGGCTCAGCACGGACGGCTGCAGCTGTGACG ATGTGGATGAGTGCTCTGCAAACAACGGGGGATGTGAGCACACGTGCCAGAACCAGCCAGGGTCGTTCCAGTGTGGCTGTGACATTGGGCACAAGCTGGACGAAGACAGAAGGAGCTGCATCC ccataGAGGACACGGTGGAGGCTCTGGATGGCCGGCGCCCCGTCATCCGCCCCATCCCTCACGTCGCCATCCTGCGAGATGAATTCACCCAGCTCTTCAACGACGActacgaggaagaggaggaggagatggaagcACGAGGGGAGCACACGCTGTCGGAGAAATTCG tctgcctGGAGCACACCTTTGGCCCCGACTGCAGCCTGACCTGTGACGACTGCCAGAACGGAGCCACCTGCAACGCTGAGGGCAGCGGCTGCCACTGCCCGGCCGGCTGGACTGGCGTGCTCTGCAACCAGA cttGCCCGGCCGGCACCTTCGGCAGCaactgcagccagagctgccgGTGCCAGAACGGTGGCACCTGTGACCCGGCCACCGGCGCCTGCCGCTGCCCGCCCGGCGTGGCCGGAGAGCTCTGCCAGGACG GGTGCCCTAAGGGATTTTTCGGGAAGCACTGCAGGAAAAAGTGCAACTGTGCCAACCGGGGTCACTGCCATCGGATTTACGGCGCCTGTCTGTGCGACCCCGGCTTGTACGGCCGGTTCTGCCACCTGG CGTGCCCCAAGTGGGCGTTCGGGGCCGGCTGCTCGGAGGAGTGCCAGTGCCTGCAGCGCAACTCGCGGGACTGCGACGCCAGGGACGGCTCCTGCCGCTGCAAACCCGGCTACCGCGGCCAGCGCTGCGAGGACA GCTGTGACCCTGGGTACTACGGGGATGGCTGCAAGAAGAAGTGTAGCTGCTTGCCAGGAGTGCCCTGTGACCCTGTCACCGGGGAGTGTCACAAGGAGTGTCCCCCAGGCTACCACGGGGAGCACTGCGACCAAG AGTGCCCTGAGGGGACATTTGGGGCAGGCTGTCGGCATCCCTGTGCCTGTGGAGGAGCGTTCTGTGACCGGAGCACGGGGCAGTGCCACTGCCCACCCGGCCGGATGGGACACGACTGCGCCCAAG CTTGccctgagggtctctggggacCGGGCTGCCAGGAGATCTGCCCTGACTGTGCCAACAATGCCAGCTGTGACCCTGCCACCGGAGCCTGTCTGTGCCCGCCCGGCTACACCGGCCAGCGCTGCCAGGATG tgtGTCCACCCGGCTGGTTCGGCTCCAGCtgccagctgagctgcagctgtgggaacGAGGGACATTGCCATCCGGTGACCGGGATGTGCCGCTGCCCGCCCGGCTGGACGGGGCACCACTGCCAGCGAG CCTGTGACCTGGGCCGCTGGGGCCCCGACTGTGCCCACGCCTGCAACTGCAGCAACAGCGACGGCAGCTGCAGCGCCGAGAGCGGGCAGTGCCTGTGCGAGGCCGGCTACACGGGCAGCCACTGCGAGCAGA AGTGCCCAGAGGGGTGGTTTGGGCTGAGCTGTCGGCACCAGTGTCAGTGTGACAACGGAGCAACCTGTGACCACGTCAGCGGGGCCTGTACCTGCGGCCCGGGCTGGCGGGGAACCTTCTGTGAGCACG CCTGCCCTGACGGATTTTATGGACTGGAGTGTCGGCAAGCCTGTGACTGCCTGAATGGTGCCCACTGTGACCCTGTGACGGGACAGTGCCAGTGTCCCCCCGGCTGGACCGGCCCCCGCTGTGCCCAGG CGTGCCAGGAGAACAGGTACGGCCAGGACTGCAGCCAGACCTGCCACTGCTTCAACAACGCCTCTTGCAGCCACATCAGCGGCCGCTGCCTCTGCTCAGAGGGGTGGACGGGACCCACCTGCCAGCAAG CCTGCCCAGTGGGTTTTTACGGGAAGAACTGCCAGCAGCGCTGCCTCTGCCAGCACGGCGGCACCTGTGACCCAGCCACGGGGGCCTGTGCTTGCCCCGCGGGCTGGACCGGGCTGGCCTGCGAGCTGG CCTGTGCCCAGGGGCAGCACGGCCTGGACTGCCAGCAGCGCTGCGAGTGCCAGCACGGGGGGCTCTGTGACCGCCGGACAGGGCACTGCTTCTGCCAGCCCGGCTGGACCGGCGACAAGTGCGAGAGAT CTTGTCCGGAGGGGCTGTTTGGGGCACGCTGTGAGGAGCTCTGTGACTGTGGGGACAACGTCTCGTGCCACCATGTCACTGGTGCTTGTGATTGCCCCCGTggctggaggggccggcgctgCGAGAAGG CCTGCCTGCCAGGCTTCTTTGGGAAGAACTGTGCCAGCCGCTGTGCCTGTCCCTTGGGAGTGCCCTGCCACCATGTCAGCGGCCAGTGCGGCTGCCCGCCGGGACTGACCGGCTCTGGATGTGAAAAAT CCTGCCTGCCCGGGACCTTCGGGGAGGGCTGTGCTCAGATCTGCCAGTGCGCCGGAGCCACCCAGGAGTGTCACCCTGTCACCGGGGCCTGTGTCTGCCCCCCCGGCTTCCACGGTCCCACCTGCCAGCTGG AGTGCTCCCCGGGGTGGTACGGCCGTGACTGCGAGAGGCCGTGCCAGTGCAAGAACGGGGGCCAGTGTGACACTGCCACGGGGATGTGCCACTGCCCGGCAGGCTTCATCGGCGCTGACTGCGGCATCG GATGCCCCGCTGGCCGCTACGGCCAGGactgtgcagggctgtgctcctgCGGGGCCGGTGTTCCCTGTGACCCCGTCACCGGAGACTGTGTGTGCcctccaggcagagctggccGCACGTGTGAGCAAG GTTGTGAGAAGCACCGGTACGGGGTgggctgccagcagccctgctcctgccacaaCGGGGGGCTCTGTGACGCCGCCGACGGCTCCTGCTCGTGTGCGCCGGGCTGGACGGGGAAATCCTGCGAATTAG AATGCCCTCCGGGATGGTTCGGTGCCGCCTGCCAGCTgcgctgctcctgcctgcacaaCGCCAGCTGCGACCCGGCCACGGGGACCTGCCGCTGTCCCGCGGGCCACTACGGGCCCCTGTGCGAACACA gctgtcccccgggttTCCACGGAGCGGGCTGCCGGGAGCGCTGCGACTGCGAGCACGGCGCCGGCTGTGACCCCGCCACCGGGCGCTGCCGGTGTCCCCCTGGGCTGCGGGGCGAGCGCTGTCACACAG GCTGCAAGGAAGGCACCTACGGCGAGGGCTGCCAGCGGCTCTGTGACTGCCCCAGCGATGTCCCCTGCGACCCGGCCACGGGGCGCTGCCTGTGCCCCCCGGGCAAAACCGGCCCCACGTGTGCTGCAG ATTGCCGGCCCACCCAGTTCGGCCCCGACTGCCGCCTGGCCTGCCAGTGTGCCCCCAGCAGCTCCTACTGCAACGCCAGGAACGGGCAGTGCCTCTGCCTGAACGGCCACACGGGACCCACGTGCCGGGAAg CCACTCAGTCCCTGCCACCCACCAGGCCACCACCACCCCCGGAGGGGCTCTGGCCAGCGGAGAAGTAG